The Humulus lupulus chromosome 4, drHumLupu1.1, whole genome shotgun sequence genome has a window encoding:
- the LOC133831196 gene encoding uncharacterized protein LOC133831196 yields MDFSELKKAVEAVELVDGHAHNIVALDSAFPFLGGFSEAYGDALTHAVHSLSVKRNLKDIAELYGCENSLRGIEEFRRVKGLEAISSTCFKAAKISAILIDDGVKLDKEHEIEWHKAFSPFVGRILRIERLAETILDEELPGGTSWTLDKFTQIFVEKLKSVAGEIFGLKSIAAYRSGLEINTNVSKIDAEEGLTETLLASKPVRVANKKFIDYIFTQSLEVAQQFDLPMQIHTGFGDKDLDMRLANPLHLRDVLEDKRFSKCRIVLLHASYPFSKEASFLASVYSQVYLDFGLALPKLSTQGMISSIKELLELAPINKVMFSTDGYAFPETYYLGAKKSREVIFSVLRDACLDGDLDIHEAVQAAKDIFAENSIRFYKLKLPVKSFGSANTISSTPTNTNALSGITLVRMLWVDASGQHRCRVVPSARFQDVVQRNGVGLTFASMGMPSFVDGPVEESKLTGTGEIRLVPDLSTRRIIPWETREEMVLADMYLKPGEPWEYCPREALRRVSKILKEEFDFVMNAGFENEFYLLKSVLREGKEEWVPFDSAPYCSTSSYDAAAPIFQELVAALHSLNIPVEQVHPESGKGQFEVVLGHGTCTLSADNLVFARETIKAIARKHGLLATFVPKYSMEDIGSGSHVHVSLFQDGKNVFMGSSRYGMSKAGEEFMAGVLYHLPQILAFLAPIPNSYDRLQPNTWSGAYQCWGRENKEAPLRASSPPGISDGYVSNFEIKSFDGCANPHIGLAAILAAGIDGLRKHLSLPEPVDTNPSTYAPELKRLPKSLSESLAALNEDNFMTDLIGEKLLVAIKGIRKAEVDFYSNHKDAYKQLIYRY; encoded by the exons ATGGATTTCTCAGAGTTGAAGAAGGCAGTGGAAGCTGTGGAGCTCGTAGATGGTCACGCACACAATATTGTGGCTCTTGACTCCGCCTTTCCTTTCCTCGGTGGTTTCTCTGAAGCTTATGGCGATGCTTTGACTCATGCTGTTCATTCTCTCTCGGTCAAG AGAAATTTGAAGGATATAGCTGAACTTTATGGATGTGAAAATTCATTGCGTGGCATCGAAGAATTTCGCAGGGTCAAAGGGTTGGAGGCCATAAGCTCAACATGCTTTAAAGCTGCAAAAATCTCGGCCATACTTATTGATGATGGGGTAAAGCTTGACAAAGAACATGAAATAGAGTGGCATAAAGCCTTTTCACCTTTTGTTGGCAGAATCTTGAGAATTGAACGTCTGGCTGAGACAATTCTAGATGAA GAATTGCCCGGTGGAACGTCTTGGACATTGGATAAGTTCACTCAGATATTTGTTGAAAAGCTAAAATCA GTTGCTGGTGAGATTTTTGGCTTGAAAAGCATAGCTGCATACCGCAGTGGCCTAGAAATCAACACAAATGTTTCAAAAATAGATGCCGAGGAAGGTCTTACTGAAACTTTACTAG CTAGTAAGCCTGTCCGCGTGGCAAATAAAAAGTTCATCGATTATATCTTCACACAAAGTTTGGAGGTTGCGCAACAGTTTGACTTGCCAATGCAGATACACACAGG TTTTGGAGACAAAGATCTGGATATGCGGCTCGCCAATCCCCTTCATCTCCGGGATGTCCTTGAGGACAAGAGATTCTCTAAATGCCGTATAGTTTTATTACATGCATCCTATCCATTTTCTAAGGAAGCGTCATTTTTAGCCTCTGTTTATTCTCAG GTGTATCTAGACTTTGGTTTGGCTCTTCCTAAGCTTAGCACCCAAGGGATGATATCTTCAATCAAAGAACTCTTGGAGCTTGCTCCAATAAATAAG GTTATGTTCAGCACTGATGGCTACGCATTTCCTGAAACATATTACTTAG GTGCTAAAAAATCACGTGAAGTCATCTTTTCTGTCCTGCGTGATGCTTGTCTTGATGGAGATCTTGATATTCATGAGGCTGTTCAAGCTGCCAAAGACATCTTTGCTGAAAACTCCATTCGGTTTTACAAACTTAAGTTACCTGTGAAATCTTTTGGGTCAGCAAATACTATATCTTCTACACCTACAAATACTAATGCCCTAAGTGGCATCACATTAGTTCGTATGCTCTGGGTTGATGCTTCGGGACAACATCGTTGTCGT GTTGTGCCTTCAGCGCGCTTTCAGGATGTGGTTCAGAGGAATGGTGTTGGTTTGACTTTTGCTTCAATGGGAATGCCTTCATTTGTTGATGGTCCAGTTGAAGAGTCTAAACTGACTGGAACTGGTGAGATCAGATTGGTGCCTGATTTGTCAACCAGAAGGATAATTCCCTG GGAAACTAGAGAAGAAATGGTTTTGGCTGACATGTATCTCAAACCTGGTGAACCATGGGAATATTGCCCGAGAGAAGCCTTACGAAGGGTTTCAAAAATTCTGAAAGAAGAATTTGACTTT GTAATGAATGCAGGATTCGAGAATGAGTTTTATTTGTTGAAGAGTGTACTGAG ggaagggaaagaagaatGGGTGCCATTTGATTCAGCTCCCTACTGCTCAACATCATCTTATGATGCCGCTGCCCCTATATTCCAAGAACTTGTGGCTGCCCTCCATTCGTTGAATATTCCAGTGGAACAG GTGCATCCAGAATCTGGGAAGGGTCAATTTGAGGTGGTTCTGGGTCATGGAACTTGCACCCTTTCTGCTGATAACCTAGTTTTTGCACGTGAAACTATCAAGGCCATTGCAAGGAAACATGGATTATTGGCAACCTTTGTGCCCAA GTATTCTATGGAAGACATTGGTTCTGGGTCCCATGTACATGTAAGTTTGTTTCAGGATGGAAAAAATGTCTTCATGGGATCATCTCGGTATGGAATGTCCAAAGCTGGAGAGGAATTCATGGCTGGTGTTTTATATCATCTCCCTCAAATTTTGGCATTTTTAGCACCAATTCCAAATAG CTATGATCGATTACAACCCAATACATGGAGTGGAGCATACCAATGCTGGGGAAGGGAGAACAAAGAAGCCCCACTGAGAGCTTCATCTCCACCTGGAATTTCAGATGGTTATGTGAGCAACTTTGAGATTAAATCGTTTGATGGATGTGCAAATCCACACATAGGCTTGGCTGCAATACTTGCTGCTGGCATTGATGGGCTTCGGAAACATCTTAGCCTCCCAGAACCTGTTG ATACAAACCCTTCTACCTATGCTCCAGAACTCAAAAGATTGCCAAAATCACTTTCAGAATCTTTAGCAGCTCTTAATGAAGACAATTTCATGACAGATCTAATTGGTGAAAAGCTTCTGGTTGCCATTAAAGGAATCCGCAAG GCTGAGGTTGACTTCTACTCGAATCATAAGGATGCATACAAGCAGTTGATATACCGTTATTGA
- the LOC133831198 gene encoding uncharacterized protein LOC133831198 translates to MFPRMLSWSHRRNKDFTKSVIAPILLKKNLIVLPMLKPRPAEKDYYLSLTEGDLPLYPGLGQDPSETDEEEDATFEKMAEKVSQAAEAAKIFVDAAPGEDVAGPTPPIAPASAPASTCAPTSAPTSASAPTPTPTPASASTSAPELADLIERLDRVEGRQETLLKNQSVILDVLSQILTFVKEKPRGSNEDSESESLDIPLDYVDDPTTPPTIIVTPDAETPGVVIVNPEDVAGVQFQRARRQRRKPDWFEDYTDPTRKRPRTAAAAPADEATHVLDPLKKPDLKQYRTMCKWLLGDMPNKTPRDVKTGSHGPAWFLMLKTPQSWLNDGHIDAAEHMLRMRRKYFPNIYRQNAVVMNSYFSQVIPAQYDQFKKTADKTKYYWDADIMSMLTGIEQQFLASWGGVEDVYWCQNYGQQHWFAIEASISSWTLTVYDSDNSVISDAKLEDIMSPWCFMLPSLLMQSKLFTDSLMLKIPSAGNRPHQFTLRRKQKQELPQSKRSGDCGVYAIKYIEHLMVGLPLETICDENMEVFRNKWTTDLWYQNLLP, encoded by the exons atgttcccgaggatgcttagttggtcgcatcggaggaacaaggatttcaccaagtccgtcatcgcaccgatattattgaagaagaat ttaattgttcttccgatgttgaagcctcggccagcagaaaaagactattacttgtctttgactgagggagatcttcccctttatcctgggcttggccaggatccctcggagactgatgaggaggaggatgcgacttttgagaaaatggcagagaaagtttctcaggctgctgaggcagccaagatatttgttgatgctgccccgggggaggatgttgcaggtcccacccctcctattgccccagcctcagccccagcctcaacctgtgccccaacatcagccccaaCCTCAGCGTCAGCCCCAACAccaaccccaacaccagcctcagcctcaacctcagcccctgagctggccgacttgattgagcggttggacagagtcgagggtcgacaggagaccctcttgaagaaccagtcagtgatcttggacgtactcagtcagatcctgacatttgttaaggagaaaccgaggggctccaatgaagattcagagtcagagtcattggatattccgctagactatgttgatgatccaacgacgcctcctaccatcattgtgacacctgatgctgagactccgggagtcgttattgtcaaccctgaggatgttgctggggttcagtttcaaagggctagacgccaaagacgcaagccagattggtttgaggactatacggatcccacgaggaaaagacctcgcactgctgcagctgcaccagcagacgaggctacacatgtgctggaccctctcaagaagccagatctcaaacagtataggacaatgtgcaagtggcttcttggagacatgcccaacaagaccccgcgggatgtaaagactgggagtCATGGTCCAGCGTGGTTTCTGATGTTGAAGACACCCCAATCctggctcaatgatggg catattgatgcggcagaacacatgcttcgtatgcgtcgcaagtattttcccaatatatatcgacagaatgcagttgtgatgaacagttatttctcacaagtgatacctgcccaATATGATCAGTTCAAGAAAAcagccgacaaaacaaagtattattgggatgctgacattatgtccatgttgaccggcatcgagcagcagtttctggcatcttggggaggagttgaggatgtatattggtgccagaactatggacaacaacattggtttgccattgaggcttccatttctagttggactctgactgtttacgattcagacaactcggtgattagtgacgcaaagcttgaggatattatgagtccatggtgctttatgctaccttctctgttaatgcaaagtaaactgtttactgatagcttgatgttgaagattccatcagcaggaaataggccgcatcagttcacattgcgtcgcaaacagaaacaagagctccctcagtcaaagagaag cggggattgtggtgtgtatgctatcaagtatattgagcatctaatggtcggtcttccattggaaactatctgcgatgaaaatatggaggtgttcaggaacaagtggaccacagacttgtggtatcaaaatttgttaccttga
- the LOC133831197 gene encoding expansin-A9-like: MALPLRALISFLLLLFVVGVLLPDNVHAWKADKHHHARRGRFSPKKPKHHRPKFKPGPWIDAHATFYEGGSGTFGGACGYDDVVNKGYGLETVALSEALFNKGQSCGSCYELKCANDPKWCKPGQPSLHVTATNHCPPNYYQSADNGGWCNPPRHHFDIAKPVFTKIADYTAGIVPVQYRRVPCQKKGGIRFTITGNPYYNEVSVWNVAGAGDIVSLQVKGNKNLKWTQMTREWGQKWVTSAKMVGESLTFRVRASDGRYSTAWHVAPKNWQFGQTFEGKNFK, from the exons ATGGCATTGCCTTTGCGAGCTCTCATAAGTTTCTTGCTTCTTCTTTTTGTTGTTGGAGTGCTGTTGCCTGATAATGTCCATGCATGGAAAGCTGATAAACATCACCATGCAAGGAGAGGAAGATTTAGCCCAAAAAAACCAAAGCACCACAGGCCCAAGTTCAAGCCCGGGCCTTGGATTGATGCCCATGCCACTTTCTATGAGGGTGGTTCTGGAACATTTG GGGGAGCTTGTGGGTACGACGATGTGGTGAACAAAGGTTACGGTTTAGAAACAGTAGCTTTGAGTGAAGCTTTGTTCAACAAGGGACAGTCATGTGGTTCATGTTACGAACTCAAATGTGCAAACGACCCCAAATGGTGCAAGCCTGGCCAGCCATCTCTTCATGTCACCGCAACTAACCACTGCCCTCCAAATTACTATCAATCAGCTGACAATGGAGGATGGTGCAACCCACCTCGTCACCATTTTGACATTGCTAAGCCTGTCTTTACTAAGATTGCTGATTACACAGCCGGCATTGTTCCTGTTCAATACCGCAG GGTTCCATGCCAAAAGAAAGGAGGAATTCGATTCACCATAACAGGAAATCCTTACTACAATGAAGTGTCAGTATGGAACGTGGCTGGAGCTGGGGATATAGTGAGCTTGCAAGTGAAGGGTAacaaaaatctcaaatggactCAAATGACGCGCGAGTGGGGCCAGAAATGGGTGACTAGTGCGAAGATGGTAGGTGAATCACTCACTTTCAGAGTTAGAGCAAGTGATGGCAGATACTCAACAGCTTGGCATGTTGCCCCAAAGAATTGGCAGTTTGGCCAGACTTTCGAAGGAAAGAACTTCAAGTAA